GGCGCGGGTTATCATAGCTCAAGTCGGCGTTGAGGATGTAGGGCGACTGGTCGTAGAGCGCGCGGGTGCGTTTGGCGTTGCTGAGGTATTGCTGCTTGTTCTTGAATTCGTATTCAAACAGCTCGGTTTCGGATTGGATGTAGGAGAAGTTACCGCCGATGCTGAAGTAGCGGAGGTCATGCGCGAGGAAATCCAGGTTTTTGCGTGCCTCCAGCTCGAAGCCCATGACGGTGGCGGTGGGGCGGTTGATGAAGGTCACGCTGTCGGCCAGGTTGTCAGTGGCAATGCGCTCGATGGCATTTTCCAGTTGTTTGTAGTAAAAGCTCACGCTGTAGATTTCCCCCGGGCGCGGAAACCACTCCCAGCGGAGGTCGTAATTTTGCGCGAGGCTCATCTGCAGGCTGGGATTGCCATCCAGCAGCACGTCGAGGAGCGGGTCATAACTGCGGTAGCCGGCCAGCTCGCGGAAGGAGGGGCGCGCGATGGTCTGGCTGTAGTGGAGGCGCAGGCTCATGTTGGTGCGGAGGGAGTAGATGAGGCCGACGGCGGGGAGCAGGTCGGTTTGCGAAAGATTGCTTTTGTTGTCGCGGCGCCCGGCAATGGCGACGTCGCTGTAGGAGTCCACTTCCATTTCGGTGCTCTCGATGCGAGCGCCGCCGACCAGACGCAACCGGCTGCTCACCGGGAAATCGAGCATGGCATAGTAGGCATAGATGCGGTTGGCGGCTTCGTATTTGCTGTCGTAGGTGGCGAGGTAACGCATCCAGTCGTAGCGGATGCGGCCGGTGGCGAGGTTGGTGGAGGGGGGGCGGATGTAACCGAGGTTGTCGGCGCGCAGGTAATTATTCGGGTTGCCGTCAAACCCCATGGTATCGGGATAGTAAATCTGGCGCTCGGTGAAGGTGCGGTCAGAGGCGCTGGCGAACCAGCCGGCCTTGAGGAAGCCCTCGCGTCCATTGGGCTGCCGAATGGGAAGGGTGAAATCCAGCTTCAAATTGTTGTTCTGCTCGTCCAGGTTGCGCCAATAGCGCGTGGGTTCCTTGGGGTCGGGAATGCTGGCCAGACCGACGGCAAAGCTGCCGCCATCGGAGCGGTAATTGAAGAAGCGCACATCCGGCTCATATTGGCGGGTGAGCGAAATTCCGGCCAGCCAGTCCAGTTTCAAATCGGCCAGCGCGGGAAACTTGTCCGCGCCCTTAAGCTGGAAGGTTTGCAAATTGCGCTCGGTGAATTGCAGGCGGTTTTGGTGGATTTCCGCGCCGGGGTCGCTGGCCTGGGTGCCTTCCTGATAGCGGACGTAATCAACGCCATTTTGATTGTACAAAAAATTAAAGGCCAGCTCGTGGTCGGGATGCCACTGGCTGGCCAGGCTGACCATGCCGCCCCAGTTCACCACCGATTGCGAAAGGACTTCATCGCTGTCCTTATAGACCTGAAACGTCCCTCCGCCGCCGGGCGCGTAGCGGCGGGAAATCCCATCCTTGTAAAAACTGTAATCATGTCGGTAGTTCCAGTTGCCGAAGACGCCCAGCGGCCGCCCCAAAAAGTGGGTGGTATCGCCAAAAGAAAACGCAAAATTGTGATTCCACGGTGGCGCCTCGCCGCGGTCGGGCGCGAATTGCGCCGTGCCTAACAGCTTGGTGTAGCGGTCCAATGTGTTGGCTTGGGCAATGCGGTCGCGATAAGCTGGATTGGACGGGTTGTTTGGCCCGGTGTTGGCCACCACCACGGGGATTTTTACATTCAAATCATCGAGGGGCGCAGGCAGCTTGCGGGTGCCGTCGTCCATGCCCAGCCAGTCCAGACTGCCGCCCTTGTAGGAGAGGTATTCTTTGTTGCCGGTGGTCTGGGTGTTGTAGGAGCCGCCGAGGGAGAAATTGGCGAAGGGGCGGTCGGGAAAGGATTTGCTGATGATGTTGATGCCGCCGCCGGTGAAGGCGCCCTGCTGGTCCGGGGTGAAGGTTTTGGCCACCACCACGCGGTCAATGACCTGGGCGGGAAACAGGTCGAGCGAGGCCGAGCGGCGGTAGGGGTCGGCGGAGGGGATTTCGCCGCCGTTGAAGGTGGTGGTCACGTAGCGGTCGCTGAGGCCGCGGATGACGGCAAATTTGCCTTCCACAATGGTGGCGCCCGAAACTTTGGTGACAATGGCGCCGGCATCGGAGGAGCCGGTTTTGGAGATTTGCTCGGTGCCCACCGCTTCTGTGGCGGCTGCCTCTTTGGCGCGCTCCATCAGCAGTTGCTTGATGGTGGCCCTGGGTGGCGGCGCAAACGAGGGCTTGGGTGGCGGCGGAGGGGGCGGCGCCACGACGAGGCGCGGGGGCGGGTTGCTGGGCGCGGCGGCGGTGGTGGGGCGGCCGGTGCCGGTGGAGGGGCCTTCGCCCTGCGTGCGGGTGTCGGCAAAAAAAGTGCCGCCGCCCACGGCTTCGGGGGCGTCGGCGGCCACGGCGCGGCGGGTGCCGCCGCTGCTGGGGGGCGGAGGCAAGCCTTCATTGATTTTCGGGAGCGGGGCCTGGCGTTGCTGGACTTTGGGCTGGATGGCCTTGATTTCCTTGACGGGCTTTTCCTGCTTTTCGCCCTGGGCCAGTTTAAGAATGGTTTCCTTCAACGCTTCCAGCCGGCCGGTGGTGTGCATCCAGTACCCCACGCCGGCAATGATGATGGCGTGGAGTACGGCCGAGATAATCAGGCTGGTCCGGTCGCGGCGGGGTTTGCGTGCTTGGGACATGCGCTAGAGGGCAGGGATGTTCCTGCAGGGGGCGGCGTGGGTCTGGAGCGAACCGCGGCCGCGAGGCTTGCCAGGAGGAAAATTCATGCAGGGGGTTATTGCTGGCCGTAAGTTTCGGTGGCCAGGCCCACCTTTTCAATTTTGGCGGACACCAGGACGTCCAACACGTCAATGATCTTCTGGTAGTTG
This is a stretch of genomic DNA from Fontisphaera persica. It encodes these proteins:
- a CDS encoding TonB-dependent receptor domain-containing protein, translating into MSQARKPRRDRTSLIISAVLHAIIIAGVGYWMHTTGRLEALKETILKLAQGEKQEKPVKEIKAIQPKVQQRQAPLPKINEGLPPPPSSGGTRRAVAADAPEAVGGGTFFADTRTQGEGPSTGTGRPTTAAAPSNPPPRLVVAPPPPPPPKPSFAPPPRATIKQLLMERAKEAAATEAVGTEQISKTGSSDAGAIVTKVSGATIVEGKFAVIRGLSDRYVTTTFNGGEIPSADPYRRSASLDLFPAQVIDRVVVAKTFTPDQQGAFTGGGINIISKSFPDRPFANFSLGGSYNTQTTGNKEYLSYKGGSLDWLGMDDGTRKLPAPLDDLNVKIPVVVANTGPNNPSNPAYRDRIAQANTLDRYTKLLGTAQFAPDRGEAPPWNHNFAFSFGDTTHFLGRPLGVFGNWNYRHDYSFYKDGISRRYAPGGGGTFQVYKDSDEVLSQSVVNWGGMVSLASQWHPDHELAFNFLYNQNGVDYVRYQEGTQASDPGAEIHQNRLQFTERNLQTFQLKGADKFPALADLKLDWLAGISLTRQYEPDVRFFNYRSDGGSFAVGLASIPDPKEPTRYWRNLDEQNNNLKLDFTLPIRQPNGREGFLKAGWFASASDRTFTERQIYYPDTMGFDGNPNNYLRADNLGYIRPPSTNLATGRIRYDWMRYLATYDSKYEAANRIYAYYAMLDFPVSSRLRLVGGARIESTEMEVDSYSDVAIAGRRDNKSNLSQTDLLPAVGLIYSLRTNMSLRLHYSQTIARPSFRELAGYRSYDPLLDVLLDGNPSLQMSLAQNYDLRWEWFPRPGEIYSVSFYYKQLENAIERIATDNLADSVTFINRPTATVMGFELEARKNLDFLAHDLRYFSIGGNFSYIQSETELFEYEFKNKQQYLSNAKRTRALYDQSPYILNADLSYDNPRLGTSASLILSAAGSRIIVASPVAEDVYEHPPLTLDFVLSQKLGRKATVRFTARNLLDPPYERTYGDKTGSEALYYGKYKRGVTLGLSFSYDF